One genomic window of Cellulophaga sp. Hel_I_12 includes the following:
- a CDS encoding type IV secretory system conjugative DNA transfer family protein: protein MQMDNLVTVLFIIGLASSVFYGIFRISRFAFVVNLLLIGVLVYYLNEQLPLVQIALYLVCPLILINIGMYVFLHKTDTPKNGNAKYQVNFATTKGNFKLDNIKRGASIIGSAGSGKTESVVYGFLKHFQKEGFCGIIHDYKDFELTEMAYPLFKDGDIPFKVISFDKIIHRVNPIAPRYLENEESVNEVSRVLIENLLEQRESGTTGTTKFFNDAAEGLIGGLIWKLKTTYPQFCTLPHLIAIYQYLDTESLIQFLETNTTSRAMADAFISGKDSERQTAGVKSTLANALKRISTQRIFMALSADEVPLNINCPENPCVISIVNNPKFETSFSPVIATIIHTITKQMSVRNSKPSFLLMEEAPTIRLLNMHRIPATLRSYNISTIYVMQDKIQNDMMYGDKASKAILSNLSYQFFGKVNDPDTAKYYERFFEIIKDPTKSISRGHNLDFDTRITTGEKEIPKIRADVFFRLKQGEFITYADGKDKKIQFKLAIIKREFPQESKQFSQADLEVNFERVYDEARSIFK, encoded by the coding sequence ATGCAAATGGACAATCTCGTAACGGTACTTTTTATTATTGGTTTGGCCAGTAGTGTTTTCTATGGAATATTTCGGATAAGCAGATTTGCATTTGTAGTCAATCTTCTATTGATTGGCGTTCTTGTTTATTATTTAAATGAACAATTACCATTGGTTCAAATAGCACTTTATTTGGTTTGTCCTCTGATATTAATTAATATAGGAATGTATGTTTTCTTGCATAAAACGGACACGCCTAAAAATGGAAATGCCAAATATCAGGTCAACTTTGCCACTACAAAAGGAAACTTTAAACTGGACAACATCAAACGTGGAGCATCAATCATCGGTTCTGCCGGAAGTGGAAAGACCGAGAGTGTTGTGTATGGATTCCTGAAACACTTTCAAAAAGAAGGATTTTGCGGAATTATTCACGATTACAAAGATTTTGAACTGACCGAAATGGCTTATCCACTCTTTAAGGATGGCGATATCCCATTTAAGGTCATTTCCTTTGATAAAATCATCCACAGGGTAAATCCTATTGCGCCACGTTATTTAGAGAACGAGGAAAGCGTAAATGAGGTGTCGAGGGTGTTAATCGAAAACCTTTTGGAACAAAGGGAATCAGGAACAACCGGAACAACAAAATTCTTCAACGATGCTGCGGAAGGATTGATTGGTGGATTGATATGGAAATTAAAAACTACTTATCCCCAATTCTGTACTCTTCCACATTTAATCGCCATTTATCAATATTTGGACACAGAAAGCCTCATCCAGTTTTTGGAAACCAACACCACCTCAAGAGCAATGGCAGATGCTTTTATAAGCGGAAAAGATTCTGAAAGACAGACCGCAGGTGTAAAAAGCACTTTGGCCAATGCGCTGAAACGAATTAGCACACAGCGCATTTTTATGGCGTTGTCTGCGGATGAAGTACCCTTAAATATCAATTGCCCAGAAAATCCTTGTGTGATTTCGATAGTGAACAACCCCAAATTTGAAACATCTTTTTCGCCTGTAATAGCGACCATCATTCACACCATTACAAAGCAAATGAGTGTTCGTAATAGCAAACCATCTTTTCTCTTGATGGAAGAAGCGCCTACGATACGATTGTTGAATATGCACCGTATTCCTGCTACACTTCGAAGCTATAATATTTCTACGATTTATGTGATGCAGGACAAAATCCAAAACGATATGATGTATGGAGATAAAGCAAGCAAAGCCATTTTGAGCAATTTGTCCTATCAGTTTTTCGGAAAGGTCAATGACCCAGACACAGCAAAATATTACGAACGCTTTTTTGAAATCATTAAAGACCCAACCAAAAGTATAAGCCGAGGACATAATCTTGATTTTGATACCCGTATCACTACTGGCGAAAAGGAAATACCTAAAATTCGGGCTGATGTGTTTTTCAGATTGAAACAAGGCGAATTCATAACCTATGCGGATGGAAAGGATAAAAAGATACAGTTCAAGTTAGCCATCATAAAAAGAGAGTTTCCACAAGAATCGAAACAGTTTTCTCAAGCTGATTTGGAGGTTAATTTTGAACGGGTTTATGATGAGGCGCGGTCTATTTTTAAGTAA
- the istB gene encoding IS21-like element helper ATPase IstB has product MNKQTLEHMKQLRLYGMYRAFDSSLSPQSINYTNDELIAYLLQSEWDDRQNRKIERLTKAARFRYSAVMEAIDFDASRQLDKNQIQRFASCEFIKQKQNILITGSTGAGKSYIASAIGHQACSLGYKVMYYNTNKLFTMLKTSKADGSYLKQINKLEKQDLLIIDDFGLKALDAINRHSFMEIIEDRHGEHSIIIASQLPVEAWHEIIGEQTIADAILDRLVHNAHRIHIKGESMRKKMKNKD; this is encoded by the coding sequence ATGAATAAACAGACATTAGAACACATGAAACAACTAAGGCTATACGGCATGTACAGAGCCTTTGACAGCAGTTTATCACCACAAAGTATAAACTACACAAATGATGAACTCATCGCATATCTGCTCCAAAGCGAATGGGATGACCGCCAAAACAGAAAGATAGAACGGTTAACAAAAGCGGCACGTTTTAGATATAGTGCTGTTATGGAAGCTATCGATTTTGATGCTTCAAGACAGCTAGATAAAAATCAAATACAACGCTTTGCTAGCTGTGAGTTTATAAAGCAAAAACAGAATATCCTTATCACAGGAAGTACAGGTGCTGGAAAAAGCTATATAGCATCAGCTATTGGTCATCAGGCGTGTTCATTGGGATATAAAGTCATGTATTATAACACGAATAAACTTTTTACCATGCTTAAAACATCAAAAGCAGATGGCTCTTATTTAAAACAAATCAATAAACTAGAAAAACAAGACCTACTGATTATAGATGACTTTGGACTCAAAGCTTTAGATGCTATAAATAGGCACTCTTTTATGGAAATTATTGAAGATAGACACGGAGAACACAGTATTATTATAGCTTCACAATTACCAGTAGAAGCATGGCATGAAATTATAGGAGAACAAACCATCGCAGATGCCATTTTAGACCGCCTTGTACATAATGCACACAGAATACATATTAAAGGAGAATCGATGCGTAAAAAAATGAAAAATAAAGACTAA
- a CDS encoding Shedu immune nuclease family protein — protein MVEIEKIDSKLVLKYYSDYEPTVWLDKKLETELPFKIKHIFNVNSKSLLKKVENEYEESEYFFEVGELMDDYYGVYREVLGLANTFFFHKSLDINLDYFFVKSKSSLLLQIDKHLKEDIYIGGPRETILPIEEFENLIKVFPTTHEISLYRQAKVTSILKNYFDHILDKEESYQNYLNKKTPTYGSNLRKTFREADIIKYQTLLEKLIDMLSNEIKYSENQWQAEIIEIILLLFPKYIAVFDEVRFKDIYNNKTRRLDYGLIDFMGNLDIVEIKIPFDKNIVSANPYRDNHIPNRDLSGTIMQIEKYIFYLNKTGTAGEKRLTEKYKSRLPENLKIKITNPNGMIIMGRDNNLTESQLSDFEIIKRKYKNIIDIFTYDDLIRRMEIMLAQLKRI, from the coding sequence TTGGTAGAGATAGAAAAAATAGATTCAAAACTTGTTTTAAAATACTATTCCGATTATGAGCCTACAGTATGGCTAGATAAGAAATTAGAAACAGAGCTTCCATTCAAAATTAAGCATATTTTCAATGTAAATAGTAAATCACTTCTCAAAAAGGTTGAAAATGAATATGAAGAATCTGAATACTTTTTTGAGGTTGGGGAATTGATGGATGACTACTATGGGGTGTATAGAGAAGTTTTAGGACTTGCTAATACTTTTTTCTTTCATAAATCTTTGGATATAAATCTCGATTATTTTTTTGTAAAATCTAAATCCTCACTTCTACTACAAATAGATAAACATTTAAAAGAGGATATCTATATTGGTGGTCCTAGAGAAACAATATTACCAATTGAAGAGTTTGAAAACCTTATCAAAGTGTTTCCTACTACACACGAAATTAGCCTATATCGTCAAGCGAAAGTCACATCAATCTTAAAGAATTATTTTGACCATATTTTGGATAAGGAAGAGTCTTATCAAAACTATTTAAACAAGAAAACACCCACTTATGGTAGCAACTTAAGAAAAACATTTCGAGAAGCCGATATTATCAAATATCAAACGCTTTTAGAAAAATTAATAGATATGCTTTCCAATGAAATCAAGTACTCAGAAAATCAATGGCAAGCAGAAATAATTGAAATAATATTATTGCTCTTTCCTAAGTATATTGCTGTATTTGACGAAGTAAGATTTAAGGATATCTATAATAATAAGACCAGAAGATTAGATTATGGATTAATCGACTTTATGGGAAATCTAGATATTGTGGAAATAAAAATTCCTTTTGATAAAAATATAGTGTCGGCTAATCCATACAGAGATAATCACATACCTAACAGAGACCTATCAGGAACAATAATGCAAATTGAGAAATATATTTTCTATTTAAATAAAACAGGAACGGCAGGCGAAAAGAGATTAACGGAAAAGTACAAAAGTCGACTTCCTGAAAATTTAAAAATAAAGATTACAAATCCAAATGGGATGATTATTATGGGAAGAGATAATAACCTAACGGAAAGTCAACTTTCAGATTTTGAGATAATCAAAAGGAAGTATAAAAACATAATAGATATTTTTACATATGACGATTTGATACGTAGAATGGAAATTATGTTAGCACAACTAAAACGTATATGA
- a CDS encoding PHP domain-containing protein, whose amino-acid sequence MKKIDLHIHTVQSISDRNFTFHIESLKEYVNKLEIDCIAITNHNLFDKTQFEHICQELNIKIFPGIEIDLEGGHLLLISENENLDDFAQKCQKIQALITTKDDSISYEQLMEVFPDLKNYLLIPHYDKKPNIKPETIKKLGDNIFAGEVTSLRKFKTCIKEADKLTPVIFSDCRFIENMTSYPTRQTFVDVEENTLNAIKGCLYDKTKVFLSKEEGNDFFQATDDGIILSTGLNVIVGGRSSGKTYTLDKICQNFYNVKYLRQFSLLQNDKENFKKLVTTRHSLITENYLKEFKDVVG is encoded by the coding sequence TTGAAGAAAATAGACCTACACATTCATACAGTACAATCTATCAGCGATAGAAACTTTACGTTCCATATAGAATCATTGAAGGAATATGTTAATAAGCTTGAAATCGATTGTATTGCGATTACCAATCACAACTTGTTTGATAAGACTCAATTCGAACATATTTGCCAAGAGTTAAATATTAAAATTTTTCCAGGTATAGAAATTGATTTGGAAGGTGGTCATTTACTTTTAATTTCAGAAAATGAAAATCTTGATGATTTTGCGCAAAAATGTCAAAAAATCCAAGCACTCATTACAACTAAAGATGATTCGATTAGCTACGAGCAGTTAATGGAAGTTTTCCCAGACCTCAAAAATTATCTGTTAATCCCGCATTATGATAAAAAACCAAATATCAAGCCTGAAACTATAAAAAAATTAGGAGATAACATTTTTGCTGGCGAAGTAACAAGTTTAAGAAAGTTCAAAACTTGTATAAAAGAAGCTGATAAACTCACGCCCGTGATATTTAGTGATTGTAGATTTATTGAAAATATGACGTCATATCCAACAAGACAAACCTTTGTTGACGTTGAAGAAAATACACTTAATGCCATTAAAGGTTGCTTATATGACAAAACAAAAGTTTTCCTTTCAAAAGAGGAAGGTAATGACTTTTTTCAAGCAACTGATGATGGAATAATCTTATCAACGGGATTAAATGTTATAGTTGGAGGACGTTCTTCTGGGAAAACATATACACTTGATAAAATCTGTCAGAACTTTTATAATGTTAAATATTTGCGACAATTTTCTTTACTTCAAAATGATAAAGAAAACTTCAAGAAATTAGTTACTACAAGACATAGTTTAATAACCGAAAATTATTTGAAAGAGTTTAAAGATGTTGTTGGATAG
- the istA gene encoding IS21 family transposase, whose product MANKQIEMRKIKQIFKLYSEGVSKRQISLITGLSRNTITKYIDFFKRYGLTNYEVSSMTLEELNRLFKTDQKGKSQQLLTLETYFPYFDKELRKTGVTKELLWQEYASKHPDGYKLSQFRYWYREWAKEVSPVMHFTHKAGDKLFIDFTGKKLSIVDRYTGEIQDLEVFVCVLGSSQYTYVEACESQKKEDFIACVENALWFYGGVPQALVPDNLRAAVTKSSRYEPKVNETFIDFAEHYETAVLPTRAYRPRDKAIVENAVRIIYTRVFAPLRNQTIHTKAALNKAILELLKTHNSTSFRGREYSRYSLFEEIEKHQLRPLPAKRYEIKRYANATVHKNSHIYFSKDKHYYSLPYQHIGKRIKMVYSDSAVEIYYQQELLTVHPRNKQKYGYSTIKEHMPSHHRFISEWSSEKFITWAEQVGNNCKVLIINILEKKQHPEQSYKSCLGILHLTKKVGNTRLDNACKRALDYGAHNYNIVERILKNGWDTLDEDIEDQPDIPNHSNIRGSHYYK is encoded by the coding sequence ATGGCCAACAAACAAATAGAAATGCGAAAAATAAAACAGATTTTCAAACTTTACAGTGAAGGAGTCAGTAAGCGTCAAATAAGCCTAATCACAGGGCTATCACGTAATACCATCACTAAATATATTGACTTTTTTAAGCGCTATGGGCTTACTAATTACGAAGTGTCTTCCATGACACTCGAGGAGCTGAACAGACTTTTTAAAACCGACCAAAAAGGTAAGAGCCAACAACTATTGACTCTAGAAACATACTTTCCTTATTTCGACAAAGAACTGCGCAAAACGGGTGTAACCAAAGAGCTACTCTGGCAAGAGTATGCTTCCAAACATCCAGATGGTTACAAACTTTCCCAGTTTAGATATTGGTACCGGGAGTGGGCTAAAGAAGTGTCTCCAGTGATGCATTTTACACACAAAGCTGGCGATAAACTTTTTATTGATTTTACAGGTAAGAAGCTTTCCATCGTAGACCGTTACACAGGTGAGATACAAGATTTAGAAGTCTTTGTTTGTGTATTGGGAAGTAGCCAATATACGTATGTTGAGGCTTGTGAGAGCCAAAAGAAAGAAGACTTTATAGCTTGTGTAGAAAATGCACTTTGGTTTTATGGCGGTGTACCACAAGCTTTAGTGCCCGATAACTTGAGGGCAGCAGTTACTAAAAGTAGTCGTTACGAACCGAAAGTAAATGAGACTTTTATAGATTTTGCTGAGCATTATGAAACGGCAGTACTTCCAACTAGAGCCTACAGACCTAGAGATAAAGCCATCGTCGAAAATGCTGTACGTATCATATATACACGTGTCTTTGCGCCATTGCGTAACCAAACGATCCATACTAAAGCTGCACTGAATAAGGCTATATTAGAACTTCTTAAAACCCATAACAGCACCTCTTTTAGGGGGCGTGAATATTCTCGCTATTCGTTATTTGAAGAGATTGAAAAGCATCAGCTCAGACCATTGCCAGCAAAACGCTATGAGATTAAACGCTACGCTAATGCAACGGTTCATAAAAACAGCCATATTTATTTTAGTAAGGACAAACACTATTATAGTCTGCCCTATCAGCATATAGGCAAGCGTATCAAAATGGTTTACTCAGATAGCGCAGTAGAGATTTACTACCAGCAGGAACTGCTTACGGTACATCCAAGAAACAAGCAAAAATATGGGTATAGCACGATAAAGGAACACATGCCTTCCCATCACCGCTTTATCAGCGAGTGGAGCAGTGAAAAATTCATTACCTGGGCAGAGCAAGTTGGTAATAATTGTAAGGTGTTAATCATTAACATATTAGAAAAGAAACAACACCCTGAGCAATCCTACAAATCGTGTTTAGGCATATTGCACCTTACTAAAAAGGTAGGCAATACACGGCTAGATAATGCCTGTAAGCGAGCATTAGACTATGGAGCGCATAACTACAATATTGTAGAGCGTATCCTTAAAAACGGCTGGGACACTTTAGATGAAGATATCGAAGATCAACCAGATATCCCAAACCATAGCAATATTAGAGGGAGCCATTATTACAAATAA